The following are encoded in a window of Solirubrobacterales bacterium genomic DNA:
- a CDS encoding sulfotransferase: MAERLRGPDFFIVGAPKCGTTAMADYLGQHPEVGMAAAKERHYFGSDLHPRLARRRDRRARPAQRQEWLDQRRDEYLELFTAVQDRRRLGEASVWYLYSSEAAGEIKEFSPEADIIAMLRNPLEMLPSLHSQFVHVGIEPVEDFEQALALDEERLQSGTPPGFPPHSYRSAVRYAEQLRRYLDVFARDRVHVIIYDEFRDRTRDVYRGTCEFLGVDPSYEPELEVVNPNKRVRSRALRRLLWDTPEPVRGALHTITSQSTRVRVGTALKRWNTKFVARKAPPDDATRSLRPLVAQEVEELRDLLGVDLGYWLE; this comes from the coding sequence ATGGCGGAGCGGCTGAGAGGTCCGGACTTCTTCATCGTCGGCGCGCCGAAGTGTGGGACGACCGCGATGGCGGACTATCTGGGCCAGCACCCAGAGGTCGGCATGGCCGCCGCGAAGGAGAGGCACTACTTCGGCAGCGATCTGCACCCGCGACTCGCCAGGAGAAGGGATCGGCGCGCAAGGCCGGCCCAACGGCAAGAGTGGCTCGATCAGCGGCGGGACGAGTACCTGGAGCTGTTCACCGCGGTGCAAGATCGCCGACGACTGGGCGAGGCCTCCGTCTGGTACCTGTACTCATCCGAGGCGGCCGGCGAGATCAAGGAGTTCTCGCCCGAGGCGGACATCATCGCGATGCTCCGCAATCCGCTGGAGATGCTGCCCTCTCTTCACTCGCAGTTCGTTCACGTCGGCATCGAGCCGGTGGAGGACTTCGAGCAGGCGCTGGCGCTCGACGAGGAGCGGCTGCAGTCTGGAACTCCGCCCGGCTTTCCGCCGCACTCCTACAGATCGGCGGTCCGCTACGCCGAACAGCTGAGGCGGTATCTCGACGTGTTCGCACGCGACCGGGTCCACGTGATCATCTATGACGAGTTTCGTGATCGCACGCGCGACGTCTATCGAGGCACCTGCGAGTTCCTCGGGGTGGACCCGAGCTACGAGCCCGAGCTCGAGGTCGTGAACCCGAACAAGCGCGTGCGGAGCAGGGCGCTACGACGCCTCCTGTGGGACACACCGGAGCCGGTGCGGGGCGCGCTCCACACCATCACCTCGCAGAGCACGCGGGTGAGGGTGGGAACCGCGCTCAAGCGGTGGAACACGAAGTTCGTCGCCCGGAAGGCTCCCCCGGACGACGCAACGCGCTCGCTCCGGCCGCTCGTCGCGCAAGAGGTAGAGGAGCTGCGGGATCTGCTCGGGGTTGACCTGGGGTACTGGCTCGAATAG
- a CDS encoding STAS domain-containing protein yields MQQFEATAEMVNGVLVVAVRGELDIATSPQVRKLLADLPTDQAYPVAIDLARCDFIDSTGLATLLHGAKHTQNGEPGVAIVSPQGEVRRVLELTAVDKLIPVFASLEEAVTAIQTMDA; encoded by the coding sequence GTGCAGCAGTTCGAGGCAACTGCGGAAATGGTCAACGGGGTGCTCGTGGTGGCCGTGCGCGGCGAGCTCGACATCGCCACCAGCCCGCAGGTTCGCAAGCTGCTCGCCGACCTGCCGACGGATCAGGCGTACCCGGTGGCGATCGATCTCGCGCGATGCGACTTCATCGACTCAACCGGCCTCGCCACGCTGTTGCACGGGGCCAAGCACACGCAAAACGGAGAGCCTGGGGTGGCCATCGTCAGCCCGCAGGGAGAGGTGCGCCGGGTGCTCGAGCTGACGGCGGTCGACAAGTTGATTCCGGTGTTTGCAAGTCTGGAGGAAGCGGTGACGGCCATCCAGACCATGGACGCGTAA
- a CDS encoding sigma-70 family RNA polymerase sigma factor: MSNETELLRRYTETRDPALKEQLVHRFLPLARSLALRYRGSSEDIEDLIQVASLGLVKALDGFDLERGTSFIAYAAPTILGELRRHFRDRVWEVRLPRGLQERTMAVNEAAAVLSDELGASPTVSQIAQRLQWKEDEVSEALQADEARRTLSLEVPRSREEVGSATILETLGETEPGYDAVEAQLAAEEAPLDERERHVLRLRFEEDLNQYEIGRRLGVSQMQISRIMRRALRKLLAAVQAEPVEEPDTRPPS, translated from the coding sequence TTGAGCAACGAGACCGAGCTGCTCCGCCGCTATACGGAGACTCGCGATCCGGCGCTGAAGGAGCAGCTGGTTCATCGCTTTCTGCCGCTGGCTCGGTCCCTGGCCCTCCGCTACCGCGGTTCCAGCGAAGACATCGAGGACCTGATCCAGGTCGCCAGCCTGGGGCTCGTCAAGGCCCTGGACGGGTTCGACCTCGAGCGTGGCACGTCGTTCATCGCCTACGCGGCGCCGACCATCCTGGGCGAGCTGCGCCGCCATTTTCGCGATCGGGTCTGGGAGGTGCGCCTCCCCAGAGGGCTCCAGGAGCGAACCATGGCGGTCAACGAGGCAGCGGCAGTGCTCAGCGACGAGCTCGGAGCAAGCCCCACTGTGTCTCAGATCGCCCAACGCTTGCAGTGGAAGGAGGACGAGGTCTCCGAGGCCCTGCAAGCCGATGAGGCGCGTCGCACGCTGTCGCTGGAGGTGCCCAGAAGCAGGGAGGAGGTGGGATCCGCGACGATCTTGGAGACGCTGGGCGAGACGGAGCCGGGCTACGACGCGGTGGAGGCTCAACTCGCCGCAGAGGAGGCGCCGCTCGACGAGCGCGAGCGCCACGTGCTCAGGCTTCGCTTCGAGGAAGACCTGAATCAGTACGAGATCGGGCGTCGCCTCGGGGTCTCCCAGATGCAGATCTCGCGAATCATGCGGCGGGCGCTACGCAAGCTGTTGGCGGCCGTGCAGGCGGAGCCCGTCGAAGAGCCCGACACCCGTCCGCCGAGCTGA
- a CDS encoding STAS domain-containing protein, whose translation MTPLEITAEQHPGQTRVVLIGELDIDSTGGFEEQLAALEVDSPSILVLDLRRVEFVDSTGLRAVIAADERARSQSRRLAVVSGPNAVARLLEVTQLDQRLEIVDDPDAVSA comes from the coding sequence GTGACGCCGCTCGAGATAACAGCGGAGCAGCATCCCGGGCAAACCCGAGTTGTCCTGATCGGCGAGCTCGACATCGACAGTACCGGCGGCTTCGAGGAGCAACTCGCTGCGTTGGAGGTCGATTCGCCTTCAATCCTCGTGCTCGACCTGCGACGTGTTGAGTTCGTGGACTCGACTGGGCTTCGAGCGGTGATCGCCGCCGATGAGCGCGCTCGGTCCCAGAGCCGCCGCCTGGCGGTCGTCAGCGGCCCGAACGCAGTCGCCCGACTGCTCGAGGTGACCCAGCTCGACCAACGCCTGGAGATCGTGGACGACCCTGACGCTGTGAGCGCCTGA
- a CDS encoding ATP-binding protein — protein sequence MTSTESELRLMLPSRAENVALVRRALAGVVDVLGLGEARLLDINAAVSEACNNVVVHAYEGKEGPMDVHLCVRPGELEVIVRDDGVGIRPNVPEPGLEVQGLGLSLIHALTDRVEFLGGMEEGTEVRMGFTFENGTEGLSAGEDGDGREAAPPPGELSITVSSGPLAAPVLGRVIAMLAARAEFSLEGISEAELVTDALAAHAPRAIVGDRIQLGIDRPDGRLVVRLGPLTEGGATRVVQASALEDLPPVLERLTEQHSVESSQDGELLCLVLGAR from the coding sequence ATGACGAGCACCGAAAGCGAGCTTCGTCTGATGCTGCCCAGCCGAGCCGAGAACGTGGCCCTGGTCCGGCGGGCGCTGGCCGGGGTTGTGGACGTGCTCGGGCTCGGGGAAGCACGGCTGCTCGACATCAACGCGGCCGTGAGCGAGGCCTGCAACAACGTCGTGGTGCATGCCTACGAGGGCAAGGAGGGCCCGATGGACGTTCACCTGTGCGTCCGGCCCGGCGAGCTCGAGGTGATCGTCCGCGACGACGGCGTGGGTATTCGGCCGAACGTGCCGGAGCCGGGCCTGGAGGTGCAGGGCCTTGGGTTGTCGCTGATCCACGCGTTGACCGATCGCGTCGAGTTTCTTGGCGGCATGGAAGAGGGCACCGAGGTCCGCATGGGCTTCACGTTCGAGAACGGCACCGAGGGGTTATCCGCTGGCGAGGACGGGGACGGGCGTGAAGCCGCTCCGCCCCCCGGCGAGCTCTCCATCACCGTCTCTTCGGGCCCCTTGGCGGCGCCGGTGCTCGGCCGCGTGATCGCCATGCTGGCGGCGCGAGCCGAGTTCTCACTCGAGGGCATCTCCGAGGCGGAGCTGGTCACCGACGCTTTGGCGGCACACGCGCCACGGGCGATCGTCGGTGACCGGATCCAGCTGGGGATCGACCGTCCGGACGGCCGGCTGGTCGTTCGCCTCGGGCCGCTCACGGAAGGCGGGGCAACGCGGGTTGTCCAGGCCTCCGCGTTGGAGGACCTACCCCCGGTGCTCGAGCGACTCACGGAGCAGCACTCGGTGGAGAGCTCCCAGGACGGGGAGTTGCTCTGTCTGGTCCTCGGCGCCCGCTGA
- a CDS encoding SpoIIE family protein phosphatase — protein sequence MKRPRLLAAALPRGPSPRRGNRWGVLLGLAVLAALIAVGMILGPSPVITGTFLMAPFVCAVFAGPWATALVAGVTITAGAASPLWQDDHGLTYVIRMVAIVASGAFAVAGAQARDRWRRNASRLRLLDAISEFADGSLPLTETLGRATELTVPEAADMCMIDAINEGRVVRAAVRVRGVPNAADIEDRLRRRTPSVPERFVTLEPAWTRIAHFRPRMDTEDLRRMSEGPDDFEFLKSLRPQSSIVAAMTARGRTLGTVTLVTAWSKRRYTADDVNFAQVLATRIGLALDNAGLFSDLESVERRLDTVMSMINEAITVHDASGDLVYANEAAARLLGFTSAREIVEAAEGELLGRLEVWGEDGTSLDRDRIAQRLQTGRLPQREQVRLTLKASGEERWAVVSSEAINGPDGRLLYAVTTVEDVTELKRSELAQQLLARAGELLGSSIDYRHTVEAVAQVAVPQFADWCSVRIPDESGDLRQVAFAHRDPEGVATGEQLAERYPVRLDGDPQIVEGEDPGSAVAVPMAAGAKVVGTLVFGDDSGARSFDDDDLRLAVEVARRAGIVLENARLAGEQAEVARVLQRGLLPAEVPSMAGFEVATLYRPAGEVNEVGGDFYEAFEIEGGWMLAIGDVVGRGAAAASVTALARYTIRTAGKLTGDPRAAASMLDESVKRRTDLALCSAIVLVLPDTDDDPARASLLVAGHPLPLLVRAGRVDSVGESGPLAGTLDQPQWSVTPLELSRGDQLVLYTDGVTEARGEADRFGEERLCACVSVVSDPAHTVARIESALDSFLAGPPQDDAAVVVVQRSGTAAIGRSSRSRAKPAASTGAADMGLGGAQ from the coding sequence ATGAAACGTCCGCGGCTTCTTGCAGCCGCTCTCCCCCGCGGGCCCAGCCCGCGCCGCGGGAACCGCTGGGGCGTCCTCTTGGGCCTCGCCGTGCTGGCTGCCCTGATCGCCGTGGGCATGATCCTCGGACCCTCGCCGGTCATCACGGGCACGTTTCTGATGGCCCCCTTCGTCTGCGCGGTGTTCGCGGGCCCATGGGCGACGGCGCTGGTCGCCGGCGTGACCATCACGGCCGGCGCCGCAAGCCCCCTCTGGCAGGACGACCACGGTCTCACCTACGTAATCCGCATGGTCGCGATCGTCGCCTCCGGGGCCTTCGCGGTCGCCGGCGCCCAAGCGCGCGATAGGTGGCGCCGAAACGCCAGCCGCCTGCGACTCCTGGATGCGATCAGCGAGTTCGCCGACGGCTCTCTGCCACTTACCGAAACGCTGGGCCGGGCGACCGAGCTGACCGTCCCCGAGGCGGCCGACATGTGCATGATCGACGCGATCAACGAGGGTCGCGTCGTGCGCGCCGCTGTTCGAGTCAGGGGGGTCCCGAACGCCGCTGACATCGAGGACCGGCTGCGGCGCCGAACGCCATCCGTACCAGAGCGCTTCGTGACCTTGGAGCCGGCCTGGACCCGAATTGCTCACTTCCGGCCTCGCATGGACACCGAGGACCTTCGGCGCATGTCGGAGGGCCCCGACGACTTCGAGTTCCTGAAGTCGTTGCGACCACAATCGTCGATCGTCGCGGCGATGACCGCCCGCGGGCGAACGCTCGGCACCGTAACGCTGGTCACCGCCTGGTCCAAGCGACGCTACACCGCCGACGACGTCAACTTCGCCCAGGTCTTGGCGACGCGCATCGGCCTGGCCCTGGACAACGCCGGCCTGTTCTCGGATCTCGAGAGCGTCGAGCGACGGCTCGACACCGTGATGTCGATGATCAACGAGGCGATCACGGTTCACGACGCCAGCGGCGACCTGGTCTATGCGAACGAAGCGGCCGCTCGCCTGCTCGGTTTCACGAGCGCTCGGGAGATCGTCGAGGCCGCGGAGGGCGAGCTCTTGGGACGGTTGGAGGTCTGGGGCGAGGACGGCACCAGCCTCGACCGCGACCGCATCGCCCAGCGGCTGCAAACGGGCCGTCTGCCGCAGCGCGAGCAGGTTCGACTGACCCTCAAGGCCAGCGGCGAAGAGCGCTGGGCGGTGGTCAGCTCGGAGGCGATCAACGGCCCGGACGGGCGCCTTCTGTACGCGGTGACCACGGTCGAGGACGTGACCGAGCTGAAGCGCTCAGAGCTTGCCCAGCAGCTGCTGGCGCGGGCGGGCGAGTTGCTCGGTTCCTCGATCGATTACCGGCATACGGTGGAAGCCGTGGCGCAGGTGGCGGTCCCGCAGTTCGCCGACTGGTGCTCAGTGAGGATTCCGGATGAGAGCGGGGACCTGCGACAGGTCGCGTTTGCGCACCGGGATCCGGAGGGTGTCGCCACGGGGGAACAGCTCGCCGAGCGCTACCCGGTGCGATTGGACGGCGATCCGCAGATCGTCGAGGGCGAGGACCCCGGCTCAGCGGTCGCGGTGCCGATGGCGGCGGGCGCCAAGGTGGTCGGGACGCTCGTATTCGGCGACGACTCGGGGGCACGCTCGTTCGACGACGACGACTTGAGGCTCGCCGTCGAGGTCGCTCGCCGCGCCGGCATCGTCCTGGAGAATGCGCGCCTGGCGGGCGAGCAGGCCGAGGTCGCCCGGGTGCTGCAACGCGGCCTGCTGCCTGCGGAGGTGCCGTCGATGGCTGGGTTCGAGGTTGCGACGTTGTACCGGCCCGCCGGCGAGGTGAATGAGGTCGGCGGCGACTTCTACGAGGCCTTCGAGATCGAGGGTGGGTGGATGCTTGCGATCGGGGACGTGGTCGGTCGCGGCGCCGCCGCGGCGTCGGTGACGGCCCTGGCGCGCTACACGATCCGCACCGCGGGCAAGCTGACGGGCGACCCCCGTGCCGCCGCTTCGATGCTCGACGAGAGCGTCAAGCGCAGGACGGACCTGGCGCTGTGCAGCGCGATCGTCCTGGTGCTCCCCGATACGGACGACGATCCCGCGCGAGCCTCGCTGCTCGTGGCCGGGCACCCCCTGCCGCTGCTCGTTCGGGCGGGACGGGTCGACTCGGTCGGAGAGTCTGGGCCTCTGGCCGGGACACTGGACCAGCCCCAGTGGTCGGTCACGCCCTTGGAGCTGTCTCGGGGCGATCAGCTCGTCCTCTACACCGACGGTGTAACCGAGGCGCGCGGAGAGGCGGATCGGTTCGGCGAGGAGCGCCTGTGCGCCTGCGTATCCGTCGTCAGCGATCCGGCGCACACGGTCGCCCGGATCGAATCCGCGCTGGACTCCTTCCTGGCCGGCCCGCCGCAGGACGATGCCGCCGTTGTCGTCGTGCAGCGATCAGGGACAGCGGCGATTGGGAGGTCGAGCAGGTCGCGAGCAAAGCCCGCCGCATCGACCGGCGCGGCCGACATGGGTTTGGGCGGGGCGCAGTAG
- the thrS gene encoding threonine--tRNA ligase, whose protein sequence is MAPLTVKLPDGSRLELEQGATGADAAAAIGPRLAKDALGVRVDGEVQDLDAPLEDGAAIEIITPGADEDALWLIRHDAAHVMATAVLDLWPGTKVSIGPPIADGFYYDFDFPNGFRPSDADLEQIEDRMRAHVEADERFERSELSAAKAIERFQAEHQPYKVELIEDLVRDQGVETVSLYRNDSFVDLCRGPHGPSTGRIGAFKLNAVAGAYWRGDETRQMLTRIYGTAFFSGQELEQYLERIEEAKARDHRRLGPDLGLFTLRGEAPGMPFWLPEGTVLLRLIETEVREQLQKRGYVEIRTPHILEEELWHRSGHWDNYRENMFFAEPSAREREEGGRRYAVRPMNCPGACLVFGGEAHSYRDLPLRLAEFGLVSRFEREGVLHGLLRVRAFTQDDAHIFCTLDQLGAEVDSVCEAIDELYSRFGFDQVRVELSTRPEKSIGTDEQWERAEGALREALERQGREHDLSPGEGTFYGPKIDFHITDALGRSWQCGTCQIDFQMPERFELSYRGEDNAEHRPVMIHRALLGSMERFVGILIEHYGGRFPVWLAPVQAAILPVADRHNDYALEVAGRLRAADLRCRIDQRSESVGKKVHDAEVAKHPYMLVVGDRELEAGQVAVRSHDDGDLGTMSPDEFAALLERAVSDA, encoded by the coding sequence ATGGCCCCGCTGACCGTCAAGCTTCCGGACGGCTCCCGGCTCGAGTTGGAGCAGGGCGCCACCGGTGCGGACGCAGCCGCGGCAATCGGTCCGCGGCTGGCCAAGGATGCGCTCGGGGTCAGGGTGGACGGCGAGGTCCAGGACCTCGATGCACCGCTCGAGGACGGAGCCGCGATCGAGATCATCACACCTGGCGCCGATGAGGACGCCCTGTGGCTGATTCGCCACGACGCCGCCCACGTGATGGCGACCGCGGTGCTCGACCTCTGGCCGGGAACCAAGGTCTCGATCGGCCCGCCGATCGCGGACGGCTTCTACTACGACTTCGACTTCCCGAATGGCTTCCGGCCCTCCGACGCGGACCTGGAGCAGATCGAGGACCGGATGCGCGCCCACGTGGAGGCGGACGAGCGGTTCGAGCGCAGCGAGCTCTCGGCCGCGAAGGCAATTGAGCGTTTCCAAGCCGAGCACCAGCCCTACAAGGTCGAGCTGATCGAGGACCTGGTGCGCGACCAGGGGGTCGAGACGGTCTCCCTGTACCGCAACGACTCCTTCGTAGACCTTTGCCGCGGTCCCCACGGGCCCTCCACCGGCCGGATCGGCGCCTTCAAGCTGAACGCGGTGGCCGGCGCATACTGGCGCGGCGACGAGACTCGCCAGATGCTCACTCGCATCTACGGCACCGCGTTCTTCTCGGGGCAAGAGCTCGAGCAGTATCTAGAGCGGATCGAGGAGGCAAAGGCCCGCGACCACCGCCGCCTTGGCCCCGACCTGGGCCTCTTCACGCTCCGTGGCGAGGCGCCCGGGATGCCGTTCTGGCTACCGGAGGGCACCGTTCTGCTGCGCCTCATAGAGACGGAGGTGCGCGAGCAGCTCCAGAAGCGGGGCTACGTCGAGATCAGGACACCTCACATCCTCGAGGAGGAGCTGTGGCACCGATCGGGGCACTGGGACAACTACCGCGAAAACATGTTCTTCGCCGAGCCGTCGGCTCGAGAGCGCGAGGAGGGCGGGCGACGCTACGCGGTGCGGCCCATGAACTGTCCGGGCGCGTGCCTGGTGTTCGGGGGCGAAGCGCACTCGTATCGCGACTTGCCCCTGCGGCTCGCCGAGTTCGGGCTCGTTTCCCGCTTCGAGCGGGAGGGCGTCCTTCACGGCCTCCTGCGGGTTCGTGCCTTCACCCAGGACGACGCGCACATCTTCTGCACCCTCGATCAACTCGGCGCCGAGGTGGACTCCGTCTGCGAGGCGATCGACGAGCTCTATTCACGCTTCGGGTTCGACCAGGTCCGGGTGGAGCTGTCCACCCGTCCCGAGAAGTCGATCGGCACCGACGAGCAGTGGGAACGGGCCGAAGGCGCGCTGCGCGAGGCACTCGAGCGCCAGGGACGCGAGCACGACCTGAGCCCGGGCGAAGGAACCTTCTACGGACCGAAAATCGACTTCCACATCACCGACGCGCTCGGCCGATCCTGGCAGTGCGGCACCTGCCAGATCGACTTTCAGATGCCGGAGCGCTTCGAGCTTTCCTATCGCGGCGAGGACAACGCGGAGCACCGGCCGGTGATGATCCATCGGGCCCTGCTCGGCTCGATGGAGCGCTTCGTCGGAATCCTGATCGAGCACTATGGCGGACGCTTCCCGGTCTGGCTGGCGCCGGTGCAGGCGGCGATCCTGCCCGTCGCCGACCGGCACAACGACTACGCGTTGGAGGTTGCGGGACGCCTGCGCGCCGCGGACCTGCGCTGCCGGATCGACCAGCGCTCCGAGTCGGTCGGCAAGAAGGTCCACGACGCCGAGGTCGCCAAGCACCCGTACATGCTGGTGGTCGGGGACCGTGAGCTGGAGGCTGGGCAGGTGGCCGTTCGCTCGCACGATGACGGTGACCTCGGCACGATGTCGCCGGACGAGTTCGCGGCTCTCCTCGAGCGTGCAGTTTCCGACGCCTAG
- the infC gene encoding translation initiation factor IF-3 — protein MANPRFDRSPPERDPTRINERIRVSEVRLIDENGNQVGIVPTNQALELASERDLDLVEVAPDAKPPVARLLDYSKYKYEQEQKAKAARKHQQQVNVREIKLRPKIATHDYETKKSHVERFLRQQDKVKVTIMFRGREQAHPERGRALLQRLYDDIEDLATIEQEPEQEGRNMSMLLAPVRAKGGDAERPAAA, from the coding sequence GTGGCGAACCCGCGCTTCGACCGGTCGCCTCCCGAGCGTGACCCGACGCGGATCAACGAGCGGATCCGCGTCTCCGAGGTCCGCCTGATCGACGAGAATGGGAACCAGGTCGGGATCGTCCCGACGAACCAGGCCCTCGAGCTCGCCTCCGAGCGGGACCTCGATCTGGTCGAGGTCGCTCCCGACGCCAAGCCGCCGGTCGCCCGCCTGCTCGACTACTCGAAGTACAAGTACGAGCAGGAGCAAAAGGCGAAGGCGGCCCGCAAGCACCAGCAGCAGGTCAACGTGCGCGAGATCAAGCTGCGGCCGAAGATCGCCACCCACGACTACGAGACCAAGAAGAGCCACGTTGAGCGCTTCCTCCGCCAGCAGGACAAGGTCAAGGTGACGATCATGTTCCGGGGCCGCGAGCAAGCGCACCCAGAGCGCGGCCGAGCACTTCTCCAGCGCCTCTACGACGACATCGAGGACCTGGCGACGATCGAGCAGGAGCCCGAGCAGGAGGGGCGCAACATGAGCATGCTGCTCGCCCCGGTGAGGGCAAAAGGCGGCGACGCCGAACGCCCCGCTGCCGCTTGA
- the rpmI gene encoding 50S ribosomal protein L35: MPKTKTHSGTKKRFRKTATGKLRGRRAYSSHILEKKSPKRKRRMRRPTEVQRPDRKRVRTLLTGRRR, translated from the coding sequence ATGCCGAAGACGAAGACGCATTCGGGCACCAAGAAGCGGTTTCGCAAGACCGCCACGGGCAAGCTTCGCGGCCGCCGGGCCTATTCGAGCCACATCCTCGAGAAGAAGTCCCCGAAGCGCAAGCGGCGCATGAGGCGGCCGACCGAGGTACAACGCCCAGATCGCAAGCGGGTACGGACGCTGCTGACCGGAAGGCGGAGGTGA
- the rplT gene encoding 50S ribosomal protein L20: protein MSRTTNAVARRRRRKKVLSQAKGYWGRKHSSYRLANEQVMRSGRYAYRDRRARKRDFRRLWIVRINAAARREGLSYSELIHGLGQAGVEVNRKMLADIAVRDPEAFRRFAERAREANAA from the coding sequence ATGAGCCGCACAACGAACGCCGTCGCCAGGCGCCGGCGGCGCAAGAAGGTGCTCTCCCAGGCGAAGGGCTACTGGGGCCGCAAGCACTCGAGCTACCGGCTCGCCAATGAGCAGGTGATGCGCTCGGGGCGCTACGCCTACCGCGATCGTCGCGCACGCAAGCGTGACTTTCGCCGCCTGTGGATCGTGCGGATCAATGCGGCCGCGAGGCGCGAGGGGCTGAGCTACTCGGAGCTGATCCACGGCCTCGGCCAGGCTGGGGTGGAGGTCAACCGCAAGATGCTCGCCGACATCGCGGTCCGTGACCCGGAGGCGTTTCGCCGATTTGCCGAGCGAGCCCGGGAGGCCAACGCGGCGTAG
- a CDS encoding RNA methyltransferase — translation MISSLHNENLKRIRKLRSRRERERTGLFVVEGEDLVGAAVAAGVEPELILVAGQDVEPELLNAVSTLGSGARVIGVYPQRWGTLGGKLSAYLHGVADPGNIGTVIRAAHALCDGPVVLGPGCADPYSPKAVRASMGSVFARPPARAEMAGLAGMKLALDGGAPTSLADLEVRPPVVICLGAERGGLPADLESRADARARIPMRPDGPDSLNVAMAATVALYDLGHRMAARA, via the coding sequence GTGATCTCCTCACTACACAACGAGAACCTGAAGCGGATCCGCAAGCTGCGCTCCCGTCGCGAGCGGGAGCGCACCGGCCTGTTCGTGGTCGAGGGCGAGGACCTGGTGGGGGCCGCCGTGGCCGCCGGTGTCGAACCCGAGCTGATCCTGGTGGCCGGACAGGACGTCGAGCCTGAGCTCCTGAACGCGGTGAGCACGCTGGGCTCGGGGGCGCGGGTGATCGGCGTCTACCCTCAGCGCTGGGGGACACTCGGCGGAAAGCTTTCCGCCTACCTGCACGGGGTCGCCGACCCCGGCAACATCGGCACGGTCATCCGGGCAGCGCATGCGCTCTGCGACGGCCCGGTCGTGCTCGGGCCGGGCTGCGCCGATCCCTATTCGCCCAAGGCCGTGCGCGCGAGCATGGGGTCGGTGTTCGCCCGTCCGCCGGCGCGCGCGGAGATGGCCGGCCTGGCCGGGATGAAGCTGGCGCTGGACGGCGGGGCGCCGACCTCTCTGGCTGACCTGGAGGTCCGGCCGCCGGTGGTGATCTGCCTGGGGGCGGAGCGCGGGGGTCTGCCGGCGGACCTCGAGTCGCGGGCCGACGCCCGCGCCCGGATTCCGATGCGCCCAGACGGCCCGGACTCGCTCAACGTGGCGATGGCCGCCACCGTGGCGCTGTATGACCTGGGCCATAGGATGGCCGCTCGTGCCTGA